The following are encoded in a window of Longimicrobium sp. genomic DNA:
- the rlmN gene encoding 23S rRNA (adenine(2503)-C(2))-methyltransferase RlmN, with product MIATAQQTAPAPDLVGMLPEEADAALREHFAARGQPGYRVGQVLRWVYERGAFGFGDMTDLPHAERAALAEAFAFTAPEPAKVSRSVDGTAKHLWRLADGELIESVLIPTPTRLTLCISSQAGCAMACTFCATGWAGYRRQLSAGEIVAQFRGARKWAQENGYDDVTNIVFMGMGEPLMNPKAVFPTLAILNRGYKFGARRVTISTVGVVPGILRMAQMPEQFRLAVSLHAPNHELRQKLIPLEKKFPLPELLEALRRFDQAGGKRITFEYVMIDGVTDEPELADELAAVVSEFTS from the coding sequence ATGATCGCCACCGCGCAGCAGACCGCCCCCGCCCCCGACCTGGTGGGCATGCTCCCCGAAGAGGCCGACGCCGCCCTCCGGGAGCACTTCGCCGCGCGCGGCCAGCCGGGCTACCGCGTGGGCCAGGTGCTGCGCTGGGTGTACGAGCGCGGCGCCTTCGGCTTCGGCGACATGACCGACCTGCCGCACGCCGAGCGCGCCGCCCTGGCCGAGGCGTTCGCCTTCACCGCGCCCGAGCCGGCCAAGGTGTCGCGCTCCGTGGATGGCACGGCCAAGCACCTGTGGCGGCTGGCCGACGGCGAGCTCATCGAGTCGGTGCTCATCCCTACGCCCACCCGCCTGACGCTGTGCATCTCGTCGCAGGCGGGGTGCGCCATGGCGTGCACCTTCTGCGCCACCGGGTGGGCGGGCTACCGCCGCCAGCTGAGCGCGGGCGAGATCGTCGCGCAGTTCCGCGGGGCGCGGAAGTGGGCGCAGGAAAACGGCTACGACGACGTCACCAACATCGTCTTCATGGGGATGGGCGAGCCGCTGATGAACCCCAAGGCGGTGTTCCCCACGCTGGCCATCCTGAACCGCGGCTACAAGTTCGGCGCGCGGCGCGTCACCATTTCAACCGTGGGGGTGGTGCCCGGCATTTTGCGCATGGCCCAGATGCCCGAGCAGTTTCGCCTGGCCGTTTCGCTTCACGCGCCCAACCACGAGCTGCGGCAGAAGCTGATCCCGCTGGAAAAGAAGTTTCCGCTCCCCGAGCTGCTGGAGGCGTTGCGGCGCTTCGACCAGGCGGGCGGCAAGCGGATCACCTTCGAGTACGTGATGATCGACGGCGTGACCGACGAGCCCGAGCTGGCCGACGAGCTGGCGGCGGTGGTGAGCGAGTTCACCTC